A DNA window from Rhizobium sp. NXC14 contains the following coding sequences:
- a CDS encoding copper-binding protein, with translation MKSAMIKMGVAALISVSAAFGAFAQEFTKGVVNKVDPKAQKVTIKHEDLKNLDMPAMTMVFRVEDPALLEKLKAGSNIEFVAERVNGKLTVTDVK, from the coding sequence ATGAAATCCGCAATGATCAAGATGGGCGTCGCCGCCCTCATCTCCGTCAGCGCCGCGTTCGGCGCCTTCGCCCAGGAATTCACCAAGGGCGTCGTCAATAAGGTGGACCCAAAAGCGCAGAAGGTCACCATCAAGCACGAGGACCTGAAAAACCTCGACATGCCGGCGATGACGATGGTGTTCCGCGTCGAAGACCCGGCTCTGCTGGAAAAGCTGAAGGCAGGCTCGAACATCGAGTTCGTTGCCGAACGCGTGAATGGCAAGCTCACCGTTACCGAC
- a CDS encoding plastocyanin/azurin family copper-binding protein yields MKNYVLALALAALATSAFASGNHAGGHGEKMAVGEPGDKAKATQTIRITMKETDDGKMLFTPAVFNVRKGQTVKIEIKNAGTVDHEFVLDQEDKILEHKKVMEKFPEMEHADANSIRLPAGQSGEIVWKFTTDGEFKFACLIPGHYEAGMHGDVSVAGK; encoded by the coding sequence ATGAAGAATTATGTATTGGCGCTGGCACTCGCGGCGCTCGCAACTTCCGCCTTCGCCTCGGGCAACCATGCCGGTGGTCACGGCGAGAAAATGGCGGTCGGAGAGCCTGGCGACAAGGCTAAAGCGACGCAGACGATCCGCATCACAATGAAGGAAACCGACGACGGGAAAATGTTGTTCACGCCGGCGGTCTTCAACGTCCGTAAGGGGCAGACGGTCAAGATCGAGATCAAGAACGCCGGAACCGTCGACCACGAATTCGTGCTCGATCAGGAAGACAAGATCCTGGAGCATAAGAAGGTAATGGAGAAGTTCCCGGAAATGGAACATGCGGACGCCAATTCGATCCGCCTTCCCGCCGGTCAATCCGGCGAGATCGTCTGGAAGTTCACGACCGATGGCGAGTTCAAGTTCGCCTGCCTGATCCCCGGCCACTATGAAGCCGGCATGCACGGCGACGTCAGCGTCGCCGGCAAGTAA
- a CDS encoding copper oxidase codes for MFNRRQLFGASAALLAAGTWTKTSAMGLPDAPTMESADMQPPLHPTSGPDYQPVVTLNGWTLPHRMNNGVKEFHLVAEPVEREMADGMTAYLWGYNGQSPGPTIEAVEGDRVRIFVTNKLPEHTTIHWHGMILPSGMDGVGGLTQPHIPVGKTYVYEFDLVKSGTFMYHPHSDEMVQMAMGMMGFFVVHPKDPTFMRVDRDFVFLLNAYDIDPGSYVPRVMEMTDFNMWCWNSRVFPDISPLVVSRNDRVRVRVGNLTMTNHPIHMHGYDFEVTCTDGGWLRPEARWPEVSVEVPVGAMRAYEFDAKYLGDWAIHCHKSHHTMNAMGHDIPTFIGTDKSKLAEKIRKLQPDYMPMGTKGMADMGEMEMPIPENTIPMMTGWGPYGPIEMGGMFSVVKVREGISADDYSDPGWYENPPRTQAWEWTGELPDATKAKDAKTQITPKPTNG; via the coding sequence ATGTTCAACAGACGACAATTGTTCGGTGCGAGCGCAGCGCTGCTGGCGGCGGGCACATGGACGAAAACCTCGGCGATGGGGCTGCCCGACGCCCCGACAATGGAATCGGCGGACATGCAGCCGCCTCTGCACCCAACTTCCGGCCCGGACTATCAGCCGGTCGTCACCCTCAACGGCTGGACCCTGCCCCACCGGATGAACAACGGCGTCAAGGAGTTCCACCTCGTCGCCGAACCGGTCGAGCGCGAGATGGCGGACGGCATGACCGCCTATCTCTGGGGCTACAACGGCCAGTCGCCGGGTCCGACGATCGAGGCGGTCGAAGGCGACCGGGTGCGCATCTTCGTCACCAACAAGCTGCCGGAGCACACGACAATCCACTGGCACGGCATGATCCTGCCGTCGGGCATGGATGGCGTCGGCGGGCTGACGCAGCCGCACATCCCGGTCGGCAAGACCTATGTCTACGAGTTCGACCTCGTGAAATCAGGCACTTTCATGTACCACCCGCACTCCGACGAGATGGTGCAGATGGCGATGGGCATGATGGGCTTCTTCGTCGTCCATCCCAAGGACCCGACATTCATGCGGGTCGACCGCGACTTCGTCTTCCTGCTCAACGCCTACGACATCGATCCCGGCTCCTATGTGCCGCGTGTCATGGAAATGACCGATTTCAATATGTGGTGCTGGAACAGCCGCGTGTTTCCGGACATCAGTCCGCTCGTCGTTTCAAGGAACGACAGGGTGCGGGTGCGGGTCGGTAACCTAACGATGACGAACCATCCGATACATATGCATGGCTATGACTTCGAGGTGACATGCACCGATGGCGGCTGGTTGCGACCTGAAGCGCGGTGGCCGGAGGTGAGCGTTGAGGTGCCGGTCGGCGCCATGCGCGCCTACGAGTTCGACGCCAAGTATCTCGGCGACTGGGCGATCCATTGCCACAAGTCGCATCACACGATGAACGCGATGGGTCACGACATCCCCACGTTCATCGGTACGGATAAGTCGAAGCTCGCCGAAAAGATCCGCAAACTTCAACCGGATTACATGCCCATGGGCACCAAGGGCATGGCCGACATGGGCGAAATGGAAATGCCCATTCCCGAGAACACCATTCCCATGATGACCGGCTGGGGACCCTATGGCCCGATCGAGATGGGCGGCATGTTCTCGGTCGTGAAGGTCCGCGAGGGCATCTCGGCGGACGATTACTCCGATCCGGGCTGGTACGAGAACCCGCCCCGGACACAGGCCTGGGAGTGGACGGGCGAACTACCGGACGCGACAAAGGCCAAAGACGCAAAAACACAAATCACGCCAAAGCCGACGAATGGCTGA
- a CDS encoding TolC family protein, translating to MIGLRKLTSVLAFPLVLSGCVTGAEYSSKQAGFASVADKTAIATRKQTVWIQNQNQARSVAAEVKNLLARRKTLDIETAVQIALLNNKGLQAAYADLGDSAADAWQSTMFVNPIVSIGATGIGTPGLEAFKTIEGVITTNILALATRNRDVAIADTRFRQAQLTAAEKTLQVAAETRRAWIGAVAAWENVGQLQRAQATADAASELAEKLGETGAMTKGAQAREHVFVAELAGETAKARLAARLTKEELTRLMGLWGADLGYRIPNSLPPLPKAVVRRDTIEAEALRNRIDLQVAKLELEATARSYGLTEATRYVTDLEILTGFETEREIEDEEKTTRTTGQVELEFAIPIFDAGKARMRKAELAYMRAANQLAEKAVNVRSEARSAYEAYRSNYDIARHYRNNVVPLRTKVEEESLLTYNGMITNTFELLTDTRDKINSILLSVNAKRDFWLAEANLAPAIYGGSATSASAETEVAAASGSSGDGH from the coding sequence ATGATCGGCCTCCGAAAATTGACGTCCGTGCTGGCGTTTCCGTTGGTGCTGAGCGGTTGCGTCACGGGCGCCGAATATTCCAGCAAACAAGCAGGGTTCGCTTCTGTTGCCGACAAGACCGCGATAGCGACGAGAAAGCAAACGGTTTGGATCCAGAACCAGAATCAGGCGCGCTCTGTCGCTGCGGAGGTCAAAAATCTGCTCGCGCGACGGAAAACCCTCGATATCGAGACGGCGGTTCAAATCGCCCTGCTCAACAACAAGGGCCTTCAGGCTGCCTACGCCGATCTCGGCGACAGTGCGGCCGATGCCTGGCAGTCGACGATGTTCGTCAACCCGATAGTCTCGATCGGCGCGACAGGCATCGGCACGCCGGGATTGGAGGCCTTCAAGACCATCGAGGGGGTGATCACGACGAACATCCTGGCGCTTGCGACGAGGAATCGTGACGTTGCGATCGCCGACACCCGCTTCCGCCAAGCGCAACTGACCGCTGCCGAAAAAACGCTACAGGTCGCCGCCGAGACGCGGCGCGCCTGGATCGGGGCGGTGGCCGCCTGGGAGAATGTCGGGCAGCTGCAGCGCGCCCAGGCGACGGCGGACGCCGCCTCCGAACTTGCGGAGAAACTTGGCGAGACCGGTGCGATGACCAAGGGCGCCCAAGCGCGTGAACATGTGTTCGTCGCCGAGCTCGCCGGGGAGACTGCAAAGGCGCGCCTCGCAGCTCGCCTTACCAAGGAGGAACTCACACGGCTGATGGGTCTCTGGGGGGCCGACCTGGGCTACCGGATTCCGAACAGCCTGCCGCCGCTGCCTAAGGCCGTCGTCAGACGCGATACGATCGAGGCCGAGGCTCTGAGGAACCGCATCGATCTTCAGGTCGCGAAGCTCGAGCTGGAGGCAACCGCAAGATCGTACGGGCTCACCGAAGCGACGCGGTATGTAACCGATCTCGAAATCCTGACGGGTTTCGAAACGGAACGGGAAATCGAGGACGAGGAGAAGACCACCAGAACCACCGGCCAAGTCGAGCTGGAGTTCGCGATCCCGATCTTCGACGCCGGCAAGGCGCGGATGCGCAAGGCCGAGCTGGCCTATATGCGCGCGGCAAACCAGCTCGCGGAGAAGGCCGTCAACGTCCGTTCGGAAGCACGCTCCGCATACGAGGCGTACCGCTCGAACTACGACATCGCGCGGCACTACCGCAACAATGTCGTGCCGTTGCGCACCAAGGTCGAGGAAGAATCCCTGCTGACCTACAACGGCATGATCACCAACACCTTCGAGCTGCTCACCGACACGCGCGACAAGATCAACTCCATTCTGCTCTCCGTCAACGCCAAGCGCGATTTCTGGCTCGCGGAAGCCAACCTCGCGCCTGCGATCTACGGCGGCAGCGCGACCAGCGCGTCGGCAGAGACCGAAGTCGCCGCTGCCTCGGGCAGCAGCGGCGACGGCCATTGA
- a CDS encoding cytochrome b/b6 domain-containing protein, with amino-acid sequence MKSGYSLAQIGLHWLVAFMVPVQYLTGGSIERIHHAVHMGMTPSAWDVVQHQLHNYAGIAIGLLMGVRLALRIFQPPSPTAPGTRTGWIATALHHAFYAAIIGQACMGAVASYFWFGIAPYHVLGSKIILAMVALHLAAAAWHTLVARDETVDRMLLPHRKRPAKNV; translated from the coding sequence ATGAAAAGTGGCTATTCGCTCGCTCAGATAGGGCTTCACTGGCTGGTCGCCTTCATGGTGCCGGTGCAGTATCTGACTGGCGGCAGCATCGAGAGAATTCATCATGCAGTCCACATGGGGATGACGCCATCCGCGTGGGATGTCGTCCAGCATCAGCTCCATAACTACGCGGGGATCGCAATCGGCCTGCTGATGGGTGTGCGGCTCGCACTTCGCATATTTCAACCGCCCTCGCCTACCGCGCCCGGCACACGGACCGGATGGATCGCCACGGCGCTTCATCACGCCTTCTACGCCGCAATCATCGGCCAGGCATGCATGGGCGCCGTCGCCAGCTACTTTTGGTTTGGAATCGCACCGTACCACGTTCTGGGGTCGAAGATCATCCTGGCGATGGTGGCGTTGCATCTTGCCGCAGCGGCCTGGCACACACTGGTCGCCCGTGACGAGACGGTCGACCGGATGCTGCTGCCGCACCGGAAGCGGCCGGCAAAAAACGTCTAA
- a CDS encoding cytochrome c, with protein MRRTFFMATFGLLPGVGAALLTTVPSPAAEDVVALRQADMKAMAAAAKTISGMFKDPASYKAAEFRWAADTIRDRSGVVLSEHFASEMASPQSKAMPNILDERERFDRIANDLRDYAVALDVAAQNNPGPMPAGMRMKPGEAMGGGPLGTHVRSEQELSAMPAEHAFHLMLQTCTTCHTRFRAQ; from the coding sequence ATGAGACGGACCTTTTTCATGGCGACTTTTGGACTGCTCCCTGGCGTGGGAGCCGCTCTCTTGACGACAGTCCCGTCGCCGGCCGCCGAGGATGTCGTGGCGCTTCGACAGGCGGACATGAAGGCCATGGCCGCGGCGGCAAAGACAATTTCCGGCATGTTCAAGGATCCGGCAAGCTATAAGGCAGCCGAGTTCCGATGGGCAGCAGACACCATCCGCGACAGATCCGGCGTCGTTCTTTCCGAACACTTCGCATCCGAGATGGCCAGCCCACAATCAAAGGCCATGCCGAACATTCTTGATGAGCGCGAGCGATTCGACCGCATTGCAAACGACCTGCGCGACTATGCCGTCGCGCTCGACGTCGCCGCGCAGAATAATCCGGGACCGATGCCCGCCGGCATGCGCATGAAGCCTGGGGAGGCCATGGGTGGCGGCCCCCTCGGCACTCACGTTCGAAGCGAGCAGGAGCTGTCGGCAATGCCGGCGGAACACGCCTTTCACCTCATGCTGCAGACCTGCACGACCTGCCACACCCGCTTCAGAGCGCAATAA